A stretch of the Streptomyces sp. NBC_00078 genome encodes the following:
- the secF gene encoding protein translocase subunit SecF: MSKLGNLGARLHRGEISYDFVGKRKIWYGISILITITAIVGLAVRGLNMGIDFQGGAVFTTGKTSVSVAQAETYASKAAGHDAVVQKLGTGGLRIQIAGMDTAKSDATKAKLAKDMNVSAESIAADLVGPSWGDQIANKAWEGLGIFMVLVVIYLAIAFEWRMALAALVALIHDITITTGIYALVGFEVTPGTVIGLLTILGYSLYDTVVVFDSLKEQTKDITKQTRFTYSDIANRSINGTLVRSINTTVVALLPVAGLLFIGGGFLGAGTLNDISLSLFVGLAAGAYSSIFIATPLVADLKEAEPQMKALKKRVLAKRAQAAAEEELAGARLGVDEPEDAAPAVVGPRDQPASRNRGRGRPSGKRR; this comes from the coding sequence ATGTCGAAACTCGGCAACCTCGGCGCCCGACTCCACCGCGGCGAGATCAGCTACGACTTCGTCGGCAAGCGCAAGATCTGGTACGGCATCTCCATCCTGATCACCATCACCGCCATCGTCGGCCTGGCGGTGCGCGGCCTGAACATGGGCATCGACTTCCAGGGCGGTGCCGTCTTCACGACCGGGAAGACCAGCGTCTCGGTGGCCCAGGCGGAGACCTACGCGTCCAAGGCCGCCGGCCATGACGCGGTGGTGCAGAAGCTCGGCACCGGCGGCCTGCGCATCCAGATCGCCGGCATGGACACGGCGAAGTCGGACGCGACGAAGGCCAAGCTGGCCAAGGACATGAACGTGTCCGCCGAGTCCATCGCCGCCGACCTGGTCGGCCCGAGCTGGGGTGACCAGATCGCCAACAAGGCCTGGGAGGGCCTCGGCATCTTCATGGTCCTCGTGGTGATCTACCTGGCGATCGCCTTCGAGTGGCGAATGGCGCTCGCGGCCCTGGTCGCGCTGATCCACGACATCACCATCACGACCGGTATCTACGCCCTGGTCGGCTTCGAAGTCACGCCCGGCACGGTCATCGGTCTGCTGACGATCCTCGGTTACTCGCTCTACGACACGGTCGTCGTCTTCGACAGTCTCAAGGAGCAGACGAAGGACATCACCAAGCAGACCCGCTTCACCTACAGCGACATCGCCAACCGCTCGATCAACGGCACCCTGGTCCGCTCGATCAACACCACGGTCGTCGCGCTGCTGCCGGTCGCGGGCCTGCTGTTCATCGGCGGCGGCTTCCTCGGCGCCGGAACGCTCAACGACATCTCGCTGTCGCTGTTCGTCGGCCTCGCGGCCGGTGCGTACTCCTCGATCTTCATCGCCACGCCGCTCGTCGCGGACCTCAAGGAGGCCGAGCCGCAGATGAAGGCCCTGAAGAAGCGCGTCCTCGCCAAGCGGGCCCAGGCCGCCGCCGAGGAGGAACTGGCCGGGGCGCGCCTCGGCGTGGACGAGCCGGAGGACGCGGCCCCGGCCGTCGTCGGTCCGCGCGACCAGCCCGCGTCCCGCAACCGCGGCCGTGGCCGTCCCTCCGGGAAGCGCCGATGA
- the secD gene encoding protein translocase subunit SecD codes for MAAPKKGRSASAQSKPGRSLALILIAIVALTGGMFASGHTTPRLGIDLAGGTSITLQAENEPGQPNAINKTNMDTAVAIMNRRVNGLGVSETEVQTQGASNIIVNIPKGTNSKQAREQVGTTAKLYFRPVLTTEASGAAATTSPTPSASSSPSGKATGKPKATSSSSASPSATATSQGRAVTDALKADSTPSASAKASSSPSPSPSGSSAASDAAAKLKAQYAALDCTKQSVRTTAGQGAKPTDPTVACGQNSQHQWQKYVLGPAAVDGTDVKKAQAVFNTQTAAGWTVTMDFTSQGAKKFADITGQLAKNQTPQNQFAIVLDGNVVSDPYVKQALTGGNAEISGSFNQQEAQGLANMLSYGALPLSFKEQSVTTVTAALGGEQLHAGLVAGAIGLALVVIYLLAFYRGLSVVAIPSLLVSAILTYVIMSLLGPAIHFALNLPAICGAIVAIGITADSFIVFFERIRDEIREGRTLRPAVERAWPRARRTILVSDFVSFLAAAVLFIVTVGKVQGFAFTLGLTTVLDVVVVFFFTKPLMTLLARRKFFASGHKWSGLDPKGLGAKAPLRRTRRPSGPVAGPVDPKEA; via the coding sequence GTGGCAGCACCTAAGAAGGGCCGAAGCGCGAGCGCCCAGAGCAAGCCAGGGCGCTCGCTGGCCCTCATCCTGATCGCCATCGTGGCGCTCACCGGAGGAATGTTCGCCTCGGGTCATACCACTCCGCGTCTCGGCATCGACCTTGCCGGTGGTACGAGCATCACGCTTCAGGCGGAGAACGAGCCGGGCCAGCCCAACGCAATCAACAAGACCAACATGGACACCGCGGTCGCCATCATGAACCGCCGTGTCAACGGTCTGGGCGTGTCCGAAACGGAGGTCCAGACCCAGGGCGCCAGCAACATCATCGTCAACATCCCCAAGGGCACGAACTCCAAGCAGGCGCGGGAGCAGGTCGGCACCACCGCCAAGCTGTACTTCCGGCCGGTGCTCACCACCGAGGCCTCCGGCGCCGCCGCCACGACCAGCCCGACGCCGAGTGCCTCCAGCAGCCCCTCGGGCAAGGCGACCGGTAAGCCGAAGGCAACCTCGTCCTCCTCCGCGAGTCCCTCGGCCACCGCCACCTCGCAGGGTCGCGCCGTGACCGACGCGCTGAAGGCGGACTCGACGCCGAGCGCCAGCGCGAAGGCGTCCTCCAGCCCCTCCCCGTCGCCGAGCGGTAGCTCCGCCGCCAGTGACGCGGCCGCCAAGCTGAAGGCGCAGTACGCTGCCCTCGACTGCACCAAGCAGTCGGTCCGGACCACCGCCGGCCAGGGGGCCAAGCCCACCGACCCCACCGTCGCCTGCGGCCAGAACTCGCAGCATCAGTGGCAGAAGTACGTTCTCGGCCCCGCCGCCGTCGACGGCACGGACGTCAAGAAGGCGCAGGCCGTCTTCAACACGCAGACCGCCGCCGGCTGGACCGTCACCATGGACTTCACGTCCCAGGGCGCCAAGAAGTTCGCCGACATCACCGGCCAGCTGGCCAAGAACCAGACCCCGCAGAACCAGTTCGCGATCGTCCTCGACGGCAACGTGGTCTCCGACCCGTACGTCAAGCAGGCGCTGACCGGCGGCAATGCAGAGATCTCCGGCAGCTTCAACCAGCAGGAGGCCCAGGGCCTCGCCAACATGCTGTCCTACGGCGCGCTCCCGCTCTCCTTCAAAGAGCAGAGCGTGACCACCGTGACCGCCGCGCTCGGCGGCGAGCAGTTGCACGCCGGTCTGGTCGCGGGCGCGATCGGCCTCGCTCTGGTCGTCATCTACCTGCTGGCGTTCTACCGCGGTCTGTCGGTCGTCGCGATCCCCTCGCTGCTGGTGTCCGCGATCCTCACCTACGTGATCATGTCGCTGCTCGGCCCCGCGATCCACTTCGCGCTGAACCTCCCGGCCATCTGCGGCGCGATCGTCGCGATCGGCATCACCGCGGACTCGTTCATCGTGTTCTTCGAACGCATCAGGGACGAGATCCGCGAGGGCCGCACGCTGCGCCCCGCCGTCGAGCGGGCCTGGCCGCGCGCCCGGCGCACCATCCTGGTCTCCGACTTCGTGTCGTTCCTGGCCGCCGCCGTGTTGTTCATCGTGACCGTCGGCAAGGTCCAGGGCTTCGCGTTCACGCTCGGTCTGACCACCGTGCTCGACGTGGTCGTCGTCTTCTTCTTCACCAAGCCGCTGATGACGCTGCTCGCCCGACGTAAGTTCTTCGCGAGCGGCCACAAGTGGTCGGGGCTCGATCCGAAGGGCCTGGGCGCCAAGGCCCCCCTGCGCCGCACCCGCCGTCCCTCCGGCCCCGTCGCCGGCCCTGTCGACCCGAAGGAAGCGTGA
- the yajC gene encoding preprotein translocase subunit YajC, which yields MNITMLLPFIVLIGAMFLMTRSAKRKQQQAAAMRNELQPGSGVRTIGGMYATVKEVNDDTVLLDAGPGVELLFGKNAIGSVLSDDEYNRIVHGIEHDLKSDTDVVPDDASSLTESDDSADEAAAASDDKSVDLGKKDATEEPADDTTAAEATSDAEPKKTDGDSEAK from the coding sequence GTGAATATCACCATGCTCCTCCCCTTCATCGTGCTCATCGGGGCCATGTTCCTCATGACCCGCTCGGCCAAGCGCAAGCAGCAGCAGGCCGCCGCGATGCGCAACGAGCTGCAGCCCGGCAGCGGCGTCCGCACGATCGGGGGCATGTACGCGACGGTCAAGGAGGTCAACGACGACACGGTCCTCCTCGACGCCGGCCCGGGAGTCGAGCTCCTCTTCGGGAAGAACGCCATCGGTTCCGTGCTCAGCGATGACGAGTACAACCGCATCGTGCACGGCATCGAGCACGACCTGAAGTCCGACACCGACGTGGTCCCGGACGACGCCTCCTCCCTCACCGAGTCCGACGACTCCGCCGACGAAGCTGCCGCCGCCTCCGACGACAAGTCCGTCGACCTCGGCAAGAAGGACGCGACCGAGGAGCCGGCCGACGACACGACGGCCGCCGAGGCCACGTCGGACGCAGAGCCGAAGAAGACCGACGGCGACTCCGAGGCGAAGTAG